One Gimesia aquarii DNA segment encodes these proteins:
- a CDS encoding AMP-binding protein → MDLPVDILDVFIELGLTSAEAQGLVNTLKNISIKEDSEIWQQLISQVLTPEIPFSIHRFLHQQVFQRRIEQGVPAPAWFSGDPELSHSHLAQWLRDFDLCSMDELHEWSIQNREAFTRKLIESLRIQFIQQPEHIMNLSAGVENVDWLTEAKLNIVESCFRDKSEQAAIIFQKQNQEIQQLSYQELKKLTAQVANGLKEAGVHPGERVAVMMPMTPESVAIFLGIIAAGCVVVTIADSFSAEEMEVRLKMTEPCLIFIQDVISRNGKQLPLYSKLGLNRELPAVVLSEGESLQISLRSIDRQWINFLSNNTELSYVARNPNDDTTILFSSGTTGSPKGIPWDQTTPIKSAGDGFLHHDIHPGDVVCWPTNLGWMMGPWLVYASLINDATIALTDAVPTSREFCEFVQNANVTMLGLVPSIVSVWRNQDCVSGLDWSQIKVFSSTGECSNPDDMLWLMSRAGYRPVIEYCGGTETGGGYITGTVLKPGVPGFFSCPAVGFSWLLLDESGNKTKNGEVFFEPPVIGLSTRLINRNHHEVYFADIAPGPEQQVLRRHGDQIEALPGGYYRAQGRIDDAMNLGGIKVSSVQIEELLSQIKDVVEVAAIAVPPEGGGPSQLVIFVVINAGTELVVDQLQKEMQQLIRMQLNPLFKIHAVREIAQLPRTASNKVMRRKLRDLYQGADT, encoded by the coding sequence ATGGATCTCCCCGTCGATATATTAGATGTATTTATTGAGCTTGGACTGACTTCTGCCGAAGCACAGGGTCTGGTAAATACACTCAAAAACATTTCTATTAAAGAAGATTCTGAGATTTGGCAACAACTAATATCACAAGTTCTTACACCAGAGATCCCTTTTTCAATTCATCGATTCTTACATCAGCAAGTCTTTCAGAGGCGAATTGAACAAGGAGTTCCCGCTCCGGCTTGGTTTTCCGGGGATCCAGAGTTATCTCATTCACATCTGGCCCAATGGTTACGTGATTTTGATTTGTGTAGCATGGATGAGTTACATGAATGGTCAATTCAGAATCGAGAGGCATTCACCCGGAAACTAATTGAATCGCTTCGCATTCAATTCATTCAACAGCCAGAACATATCATGAATCTAAGTGCTGGTGTCGAAAATGTCGATTGGCTGACTGAAGCAAAGTTGAATATTGTTGAAAGTTGTTTTAGAGACAAGTCAGAGCAGGCAGCGATTATTTTTCAGAAGCAGAATCAGGAAATACAACAACTCAGCTACCAGGAATTGAAAAAACTTACAGCTCAGGTAGCCAATGGACTCAAGGAGGCCGGAGTCCATCCTGGAGAACGAGTGGCGGTGATGATGCCGATGACGCCTGAATCGGTTGCGATATTTTTGGGAATCATCGCGGCCGGTTGTGTTGTCGTGACGATTGCCGACAGCTTTTCAGCCGAGGAAATGGAAGTGCGGCTCAAGATGACTGAGCCCTGTCTCATCTTTATACAAGATGTGATATCTCGTAACGGTAAACAGCTCCCTCTCTATTCTAAGTTAGGACTCAATAGAGAATTACCGGCAGTGGTACTGTCGGAGGGGGAGTCTCTACAGATTTCACTGAGATCCATTGATCGACAATGGATTAATTTTTTGTCCAATAACACAGAGTTATCGTACGTTGCTCGAAATCCAAATGATGATACAACGATTCTATTTTCCTCAGGAACAACGGGTAGTCCTAAAGGGATTCCCTGGGATCAGACTACGCCGATCAAGTCAGCAGGAGACGGATTTCTGCATCATGATATTCATCCAGGTGATGTCGTTTGCTGGCCGACGAATTTGGGTTGGATGATGGGGCCCTGGCTAGTCTATGCTTCGTTAATTAATGATGCCACAATTGCTCTGACTGATGCAGTTCCAACGAGTCGCGAGTTTTGTGAATTTGTACAGAATGCGAACGTGACCATGTTAGGATTGGTTCCCAGCATTGTTTCTGTATGGCGTAATCAGGATTGTGTATCAGGCCTTGATTGGTCTCAGATAAAGGTTTTCAGTTCGACGGGAGAATGCTCCAACCCCGATGATATGTTGTGGCTGATGTCCCGTGCCGGTTATCGTCCGGTCATTGAATATTGTGGTGGTACAGAAACAGGAGGGGGCTATATAACCGGCACGGTTTTAAAACCTGGAGTTCCTGGATTCTTCTCTTGTCCTGCTGTTGGTTTTTCCTGGTTGTTGTTAGACGAATCTGGAAATAAAACGAAAAACGGAGAAGTTTTCTTTGAACCTCCTGTCATTGGATTATCTACACGTCTGATCAATCGCAATCATCATGAAGTCTACTTTGCCGATATCGCACCTGGACCAGAGCAGCAAGTTCTTCGAAGGCACGGCGATCAGATCGAAGCGCTACCAGGTGGTTATTATCGGGCACAGGGCCGCATTGACGATGCGATGAATTTAGGAGGCATCAAAGTCAGTTCGGTGCAAATTGAAGAACTTCTAAGTCAAATAAAAGACGTTGTCGAGGTTGCGGCTATCGCTGTTCCACCAGAGGGTGGTGGTCCAAGCCAGTTAGTCATATTTGTAGTGATCAATGCAGGAACGGAATTGGTTGTAGATCAATTACAGAAAGAAATGCAGCAGTTAATTCGCATGCAACTTAACCCGCTATTTAAAATTCATGCGGTACGTGAGATTGCGCAATTGCCGCGAACCGCATCCAATAAAGTGATGCGTCGGAAGTTAAGAGATTTATATCAAGGTGCAGATACATGA
- a CDS encoding acetyl-CoA C-acetyltransferase has translation MSQPGQNRVAVLSAVRTPIGTFNGAFKDLSAVQLGTVAAKEVLNRTGLSGDQIDEVFLGQVFTAGCGMNPARQVAVHAGLPYNVPATTVNMVCGSGLKSVALGMQSILYGKSQVVLAGGMESMSNTPYLLRGARTGFKMGNQQLVDSMIQDALWDAFYDCHMGITAENLAEEYEIAREKQDRYAVQSQQRYQTALINEKFDDEIVGVSVPKRKAGPEMITVDEHPRKETNYETISGLRPSFKSEGTVTAANASGVNDGAAALLIADESFVKERGLKPLAWIRAYSNVGLDPQFMGMGPAYAIEQLLKEEKLKLSDIDLLEINEAFAAQTLAVGKSLDWDDERVNVNGGAIALGHPLGASGARIAVTLLHEMQKRKSQRGIASLCIGGGMGIAMLFESAGT, from the coding sequence ATGAGTCAGCCAGGACAAAACAGAGTTGCCGTTTTAAGTGCAGTTAGAACGCCCATTGGTACATTTAACGGTGCGTTCAAAGATCTATCTGCAGTACAACTAGGTACGGTAGCTGCCAAAGAAGTGCTCAATCGGACTGGTCTGTCTGGAGATCAAATTGATGAAGTTTTTCTAGGGCAAGTCTTTACTGCTGGATGTGGAATGAATCCGGCGCGTCAGGTGGCCGTTCATGCCGGATTACCATATAACGTCCCGGCAACGACTGTAAATATGGTGTGTGGTTCGGGTTTAAAATCAGTGGCGCTGGGAATGCAGTCGATCTTATATGGTAAGTCGCAGGTAGTGTTAGCAGGGGGGATGGAAAGTATGAGTAATACTCCCTATCTTCTTCGTGGTGCACGTACCGGGTTCAAAATGGGAAATCAGCAATTAGTTGATTCTATGATCCAGGATGCTTTGTGGGATGCATTTTATGATTGTCATATGGGAATTACGGCTGAGAATTTGGCGGAGGAATATGAAATAGCGCGTGAGAAACAAGATCGATATGCCGTTCAAAGTCAGCAACGATACCAGACCGCGTTAATTAATGAAAAATTTGACGATGAGATTGTGGGCGTCTCTGTTCCCAAAAGGAAAGCAGGGCCGGAAATGATTACAGTTGATGAACATCCACGTAAAGAAACAAATTATGAAACGATTTCGGGTTTACGTCCTTCATTTAAATCAGAGGGAACGGTGACCGCCGCGAATGCTTCTGGTGTGAATGATGGTGCGGCTGCATTGCTGATTGCAGATGAAAGTTTCGTGAAAGAACGAGGCTTGAAACCGCTGGCTTGGATTCGTGCGTATTCTAATGTAGGTCTTGATCCACAATTTATGGGTATGGGACCTGCGTATGCGATAGAGCAGTTATTGAAAGAGGAAAAACTCAAGTTATCTGATATCGATTTGCTGGAGATCAATGAAGCGTTTGCGGCACAAACTCTCGCCGTAGGAAAATCGCTCGATTGGGATGATGAACGCGTGAATGTGAATGGTGGAGCAATTGCGTTAGGGCATCCGCTGGGGGCCAGTGGGGCTCGGATCGCGGTGACATTGCTTCATGAAATGCAAAAACGGAAATCGCAGCGCGGTATCGCTTCACTTTGTATTGGAGGTGGGATGGGGATTGCGATGTTATTTGAGTCGGCAGGAACTTAG
- a CDS encoding 3-hydroxyacyl-CoA dehydrogenase family protein: MHNIGILGAGLIGASWASFFAAKGLKVRIYDVNSEVKENALQTANDNLQRLVNLKMLTSKAAKTGQQNLQTVDSMKALLTDMDYVQESVVEDYAIKADVYREFEQYASLSTILASSSSGLLMTRMQSVMKHPARALIAHPFNPPHLIPLVELVPGEQTASSIIDTVKTFFVQLGKHPVVLNKEVQGHIANRLAAAIWRESLALLDEEVASVEDIDAALCQGPGLRWAMMGQHLIYELGGGEGGYQKFFDTIGASFEEYWKDMQDWTTIPEAVKQKAVAGTQAYLEQKNRSEWTAWRDQKLAQIQQVLSEE; this comes from the coding sequence ATGCACAACATTGGAATTCTGGGTGCAGGATTAATTGGCGCGAGTTGGGCCTCTTTTTTTGCCGCGAAAGGTCTCAAGGTCCGTATCTACGACGTAAATTCGGAAGTGAAAGAGAATGCACTTCAAACTGCTAATGATAATCTGCAACGTCTTGTCAATCTGAAGATGTTGACGTCGAAAGCGGCAAAAACAGGTCAACAAAATCTGCAAACAGTAGATTCAATGAAAGCATTATTGACTGATATGGACTACGTTCAGGAGTCCGTGGTTGAAGATTATGCGATTAAGGCTGATGTCTACCGTGAATTCGAACAATATGCTTCACTATCCACAATCCTGGCCAGTAGTTCTTCTGGTTTGTTGATGACACGTATGCAGTCGGTGATGAAGCACCCTGCTCGTGCGTTAATTGCACACCCCTTTAACCCTCCGCATCTGATTCCACTTGTCGAGTTGGTCCCCGGTGAACAGACCGCGAGTTCTATTATTGATACAGTCAAAACATTTTTTGTTCAATTGGGTAAACATCCGGTTGTCTTGAATAAGGAAGTTCAGGGACACATTGCCAATCGTTTGGCGGCGGCTATCTGGCGCGAATCTCTTGCATTACTGGATGAAGAGGTTGCCAGTGTCGAAGACATCGATGCGGCATTGTGTCAGGGACCAGGTCTGAGATGGGCAATGATGGGGCAGCATCTAATCTATGAACTCGGTGGTGGTGAAGGGGGCTATCAGAAATTTTTCGATACAATTGGTGCTTCATTCGAAGAGTACTGGAAAGATATGCAAGACTGGACAACGATTCCCGAAGCAGTGAAACAAAAAGCAGTCGCAGGAACGCAAGCATATCTCGAACAGAAAAACCGTAGCGAATGGACGGCCTGGAGAGACCAGAAGCTGGCCCAAATTCAACAAGTATTAAGTGAGGAGTAA
- a CDS encoding 3-hydroxybutyrate dehydrogenase — MLLQKTALITGAASGIGAEIAKTLYNDGCHIVIADLNEPEFLAELSNSSQKISYIPTDLSDQTDCQALVDRAIQEFGAVDILVNNAGFQHISSVEDFPESVWEKMMQVMLTAPFLLTKHVFPGMKRKQWGRIINMGSIHSHVASLNKAGYTAAKHGLVGLTKSIALEGGPYQITANVVCPAYVRTPLVEKQIESQAEALGISSEEVESQVFLKASATGKIIEPVEVAEIVRYLCSDLAKSVTGACWTIDGGWTAQ, encoded by the coding sequence ATGTTACTACAAAAAACAGCCTTGATCACGGGAGCTGCCAGTGGCATCGGTGCTGAAATTGCGAAGACACTTTATAATGATGGCTGTCATATAGTGATTGCTGATTTGAATGAACCCGAATTTCTAGCAGAACTTTCTAATTCCAGTCAAAAAATTTCATATATTCCTACCGACTTATCTGACCAGACAGATTGCCAGGCATTAGTAGATCGAGCAATACAAGAATTTGGGGCCGTGGATATACTAGTCAATAATGCTGGCTTTCAACATATCTCGTCCGTAGAAGATTTCCCAGAGAGTGTCTGGGAAAAAATGATGCAAGTCATGTTAACGGCTCCTTTCCTACTCACCAAACATGTTTTTCCCGGCATGAAACGAAAACAATGGGGGCGCATTATCAATATGGGTTCCATTCATTCGCATGTGGCTTCGCTCAATAAAGCCGGTTACACTGCTGCAAAACATGGATTAGTCGGCTTGACGAAATCCATTGCTCTGGAAGGTGGGCCATACCAGATTACAGCGAACGTGGTTTGTCCCGCGTATGTTCGTACGCCTCTCGTTGAGAAACAGATTGAATCACAGGCGGAAGCACTAGGGATTAGTAGCGAAGAGGTCGAAAGCCAAGTCTTTCTAAAAGCATCGGCAACAGGCAAGATTATTGAACCTGTTGAAGTTGCAGAAATAGTCAGATATCTCTGCTCGGATTTAGCAAAATCTGTTACAGGTGCCTGTTGGACAATTGATGGCGGTTGGACGGCACAATAA